One segment of Drosophila mauritiana strain mau12 chromosome 3R, ASM438214v1, whole genome shotgun sequence DNA contains the following:
- the LOC117145842 gene encoding afadin isoform X2 — MSHDKKMLDREAVRSVIQQWNANRLDLFALSEPDENLLFHGVMRFYFQDAGQKVATKCIRVASDATVTDVIDTLIEKFRPDMRMLSVPNYALYEVHANGEERRLNADEKPLLVQLNWHIDDREGRFLLKNIDQKTTPIEQTDLNFKRKLSKREKKEQKKKEKMAKLSSDPPTSNGSHLGLGNGVSASSGSAHMNGNAGGTGGDGSDAVAGKLYTELPETSFTRSISNPEAVMRRRRQQKLEKKLQQFRSRDGGPDTGGTLKIYGESLCQDVPYKTLLLSIRDCAQAVVREMLTKYGLEKADPLHYCLVQVNSDGTEYILDDDECPLSILMNHPTSRGSIMFHVRRRPADSQPRRRKKKPLGAANGASHISGDREGPVLVEVTHSGDGGRRIKLGSDPVEVGSANTNCLQLFGPSIQPRHCLISLLEGVCTVTPLHTDALTFVNGHHISQPTILHNGSVVMFGRVASYRFLDSPTDGRYNLALSQSQLDSACLYESRSPTSPGSWNDEDGALSSTHKSDYDHHQPANHSSAYHNNNNNSSDHPLSSTLRDVVDSKAGQDQGANSGNYDGQSLEGNLENETKSISSLKSGGSNSQDRSPKMTGSGILAGGGSGSGDTQGQEPILPAVLEFPETHQELFLRHIISELDVNVPHFKLAPVYSLYLCARYRASTHYRPELQPTERAHKLTMFLHHVANLVYSVVQEQYTDPRILAFWMANSSEFLHFLKSDRHISAFSVQAQEVLAEAVQTAFRNLVNCFRLELSQTLNQFLSENIDHDSAAGLVLTVLGSAMALLRRCRVNAALTIQLFSQLFHYINVICFNTIVANSQMCTGEWGKVMTERLQLLELWAERQGLELAADCHLAKINQCAQFLQAPKSSVEEIQQLACSCFRLNSLQMAALLQQEKLPRNLVDTAIRMAESVADELTRADGREVRLEESPELHLALLLPDDGFSCDVVRGIPTGLVDFLNPLQQQGMCRLAAQPTSIGLWTVYMHQFNARSSSAMSNKLPQPELQLIKLHKNSNGMGLSIVAAKGAGQEKLGIYIKSVVPGGAADADGRLQAGDQLLRVDGQSLIGITQERAADYLVRTGPVVSLEVAKQGAIYHGLATLLQQPSPVIQRALANSKSRSTHSLHNNTSGMGGIGGAAAGGLLGQPNGSHNNANGNGNGNEQGFYQNLSVYRAQNQSQPILNERPPIAAHAAMNAYNGSSPLAPQQQPQQQQQSPYQQQQQQHMQANANLPPTRPVSAYYHSQQSAQQQLQQQQQQQQQQQQHSLQQQQFALSSGNLNGQQQQHQHQLTLNNRTKSQQNFQHTLRMQQMMAPSMPNISNMYHHQQQQQQQLPLQQQQQQQQQPLMSSSQSMQNVNDFTGGYQNGNLEYRRSQLHDPSTLYEIQQQQLQQQQQQQASPNFITLPPKPLGSLQSPNKPNVPPSTAPKPQQQQQRYLGQSLPAEDKPPLPPTATHPLFKATQQIAPGMNYVASTLDPPKGSYVASNQGNNRPLHSGSNPWEREEREKDLEMRREHIRQWREQQISELSQIISRSPMQEEQLKTLILERDFERRAQELQEQEEQDQEQQYDKENVQELFRLAGGGQVSAIQTPITSYRQTEIKLAEMPDSNSLVDSVPPQPPAPTAQPLSSNTQQPKSILKHNRYSEGGVGPSGAPSSPSKSQKSASFADERHLHTEHPISNLAKELNQLTMLDKDNNNETLDAVVPPPPPPERNSSYLIMSQQKLRGSTGNATSSMGLLKTATSNQAAAAVEIKKASLLNTQTNNNNNLSGSLNNNTMQGSPLSAMELNAAYVSATGTGIIGGLGTPPPPPPLMQRDNKRVSFHDEENNFVSGNSQQQQLQQQYIMDNYGMEHQDLDTIREDTSYLQHNLDASMLPSMPATPDAALWNTSVQSTPGVIGAQEVYRDPRTRRLAEKQQQQQQQRAGDAVPEKLSFKEKMKMFALESGEDNTPKDKLKISRAQRDIDAVH; from the exons ATGTCACATGATAAGAAGATGTTGGATCGCGAGGCAGTACGTTCAGTGATACAGCAATGGAATGCCAATCGATTGGATCTGTTTGCGCTCTCCGAGCCAGACGAG AACCTGCTCTTCCATGGCGTTATGCGCTTCTACTTCCAAGATGCTGGCCAGAAAGTGGCCACCAAATGCATTCGCGTGGCTTCCGACGCCACCGTCACAGATGTCATAG ACACACTCATTGAGAAATTCCGTCCCGATATGCGGATGCTATCCGTGCCCAACTACGCCCTTTACGAAGTGCATGCCAATGGCGAGGAGCGTCGTCTCAATGCCGACGAGAAGCCACTACTCGTGCAGCTGAATTGGCATATTGACGATCGCGAAGGTCGATTCCTGCTCAAGAACATAGACCAGAAGACCACT CCCATCGAGCAGACAGATCTAAACTTTAAGAGAAAACTCTCGAAGCGAGAGAAAAAGGAGCAGAAGAAAAAGGAGAAGATGGCAAAGCTGAGCTCCGATCCGCCCACCTCGAATGGCAGTCACTTGGGCTTGGGAAATGGTGTCAGCGCATCCTCGGGATCTGCCCACATGAATGGCAACGCCGGTGGAACTGGAGGCGACGGCAGCGATGCCGTGGCAGGAAAACTGTACACGGAACTACCAGAAACCTCGTTCACCCGATCGATCTCAAACCCGGAGGCCGTGATGCGGCGGCGCCGTCAGCAGAAGCTCGAGAAGAAGCTGCAGCAGTTCCGTTCTAGGGATGGTGGTCCCGATACCGGTGGCACGTTGAAGATTTACGGCGAGAGCCTCTGTCAGGACGTGCCCTACAAGACGCTGCTGCTTTCCATCCGGGATTGTGCGCAGGCTGTTGTTCGGGAAATGCTCACAAAATACGGTCTAGAAAAGGCCGATCCCCTGCACTACTGCCTGGTTCAG GTCAACAGCGACGGAACAGAATATATACTCGACGACGACGAGTGCCCGCTATCGATACTCATGAACCATCCGACGTCGCGAG GCTCCATCATGTTCCATGTGCGGAGACGTCCGGCGGACTCACAGCCCCGGAGGCGAAAGAAAAAGCCACTGGGCGCGGCCAACGGGGCCAGCCACATATCCGGAGATCGGGAGGGACCCGTCCTGGTGGAGGTGACGCACAGCGGCGACGGCGGCCGGCGGATTAAGTTGGGCAGCGACCCGGTGGAGGTGGGGTCGGCCAACACTAACTGCCTGCAGCTATTCGGACCCTCGATCCAGCCGAGGCACTGCCTCATTTCGCTGCTGGAGGGCGTTTGCACCGTGACCCCGCTGCACACCGATGCCCTGACCTTTGTCAACGGCCACCACATTAGTCAGCCGACCATTCTGCAT AACGGATCGGTGGTAATGTTCGGACGGGTGGCCTCGTACCGCTTCCTCGATTCCCCCACCGACGGGCGCTACAACCTGGCTCTGTCCCAATCCCAGCTGGACTCGGCATGTCTCTACGAAAG CCGCTCGCCCACATCCCCGGGATCCTGGAATGACGAGGATGGAGCCTTGAGTTCG ACACACAAAAGCGACTACGACCACCACCAGCCAGCAAACCATTCCAGCGCCTAccacaacaataataacaactcCAGTGATCACCCCCTGAGCAGCACGCTGCGGGACGTGGTGGACAGCAAGGCTGGACAGGATCAGGGGGCCAATTCGGGCAACTACGACGGCCAAAGCCTGGAGGGCAATCTGGAGAACGAAACCAAGTCGATTTCCAGCTTGAAGTCAGGTGGTTCCAACAGTCAAGATCG GTCGCCCAAAATGACAGGCTCTGGCATTTTGGCCGGTGGTGGCAGCGGTTCTGGCGACACCCAGGGACAGGAGCCCATCCTGCCGGCTGTCCTGGAGTTCCCCGAAACTCACCAGGAACTCTTTCTGCGCCACATTATCAGCGAACTGGACGTGAACGTTCCGCACTTTAAGCTGGCACCCGTCTACTCGCTCTACCTGTGTGCTAG ATATCGAGCGTCCACACATTACCGCCCCGAGTTGCAGCCCACGGAGCGTGCCCACAAACTGACCATGTTCCTGCACCACGTGGCTAATCTCGTCTACAGCGTAGTCCAGGAGCAGTACACGGATCCCCGAATCTTGGCCTTTTGGATGGCCAACAGCTCGGAGTTCCTGCACTTCCTTAAATCGGATCGCCACATAAGCGCGTTTAGTGTCCAGGCTCAAGAGGTTTTGGCCGAGGCCGTGCAGACTGCGTTTCGCAACCTGGTCAACTGTTTCCGATTGGAACTCTCGCAAACCCTCAACCAGTTTCTCTCCGAGAACATTGATCACGACTCCGCGGCGGGTCTGGTACTGACTGTGCTGGGATCGGCGATGGCCCTTCTTAGACGATGCCGTGTAAATGCAGCCCTAACGATCCAGTTGTTTTCGCAGCTGTTCCACTACATCAATGTCATATGTTTCAATACG ATTGTGGCAAACTCTCAGATGTGCACAGGTGAATGGGGTAAGGTAATGACGGAGCGGCTTCAGTTGCTGGAGCTGTGGGCAGAACGGCAAGGATTGGAATTGGCGGCGGATTGCCATTTGGCCAAGATCAATCAGTGTGCTCAGTTTTTGCAAGCACCCAAATCCTCCGTGGAGGAGATCCAGCAGTTAGCCTGCTCCTGCTTCCGTTTAAACTCCCTTCAAATGGCAGCGTTGCTTCAGCAGGAAAAGCTTCCCCGCAACCTGGTTGATACGGCCATAAGGATGGCGGAATCTGTGGCTGACGAACTAACCCGTGCCGATGGTCGAGAGGTTCGGTTGGAAGAATCACCAGAGCTTCACTTGGCGCTTCTGCTGCCCGACGATGGATTCAGCTGTGATGTGGTGCGTGGCATTCCCACCGGTCTCGTAGACTTCCTCAATCCCCTCCAGCAGCAGGGCATGTGCCGTCTGGCGGCCCAACCCACCTCCATTGGCCTTTGGACGGTCTATATGCATCAGTTTAAT GCTCGCAGTTCCAGTGCCATGTCTAACAAACTTCCGCAACCGGAATTGCAGCTCATTAAGCTACACAAGAACAGCAACGGCATGGGCTTATCCATCGTCGCTGCGAAGGGAGCTGGTCAGGAGAAGCTGGGCATCTACATCAAGAGTGTTGTGCCTGGCGGAGCGGCAGATGCAGATGGACGTCTGCAAGCTGGCGACCAGCTTCTGCGCGTGGATGGGCAGAGCTTGATTGGTATCACACAAGAGAG GGCTGCGGACTACCTGGTGCGAACGGGTCCTGTGGTCAGTTTGGAAGTGGCCAAGCAGGGAGCCATCTATCACGGGCTGGCTACGCTGCTCCAGCAGCCTAGTCCGGTGATCCAGCGTG CCCTGGCCAATTCCAAGTCACGCAGCACGCACAGTTTGCATAACAATACATCTGGAATGGGTGGAATCGGCGGAGCTGCAGCAGGAGGATTGCTGGGTCAGCCAAATGGCAGCCATAacaatgcaaatggaaatggcaacGGCAACGAGCAGGGATTCTATCAGAATCTCAGCGTGTATCGGGCGCAAAATCAGAGCCAACCGATTTTGAACGAGAG ACCGCCGATCGCCGCACATGCCGCCATGAACGCCTACAATGGCAGTTCCCCGCTTGcaccgcagcagcaaccacagcagcaacagcaatcgccataccagcagcagcagcagcaacatatgCAGGCCAATGCTAACCTCCCGCCCACGCGACCCGTCTCAGCCTATTACCACAGCCAGCAGtcggcgcagcagcagctgcagcaacagcagcagcaacaacagcagcagcaacaacactccctgcagcagcaacagttcGCACTCAGCAGCGGCAATCTCAatggccagcagcaacagcaccagcaccagctcaCCTTGAACAACCGCACCAAGAGCCAGCAGAACTTCCAGCACACTCTTCGTATGCAGCAGATGATGGCTCCCTCCATGCCCAACATCAGCAATATGTACcatcaccagcagcaacaacagcaacagctgcccctgcagcaacagcagcagcagcaacagcaacctCTGATGAGCAGCAGTCAGAGCATGCAGAATGTCAACGATTTCACAGGTGGCTATCAGAATGGCAATCTGGAGTACAGGCGCAGTCAGCTCCATGATCCATCCACGCTCTACGAAattcagcagcaacagttgcaacagcaacagcagcagcaggcatCGCCGAATTTTATAACCCTGCCCCCGAAACCATTGGGCAGCTTACAGTCTCCCAATAAACCAAATGTTCCACCAAGTACAGCACCAaaaccgcagcagcaacagcagcgataTCTAGGACAATCCCTGCCGGCAGAGGACAAGCCACCTCTACCGCCCACAGCAACGCATCCGCTCTTTAAAGCCACGCAGCAGATTGCTCCGGGAATGAATTACGTAGCCAGTACATTAGATCCGCCAAAGGGCAGCTATGTGGCGTCCAATCAAGGGAACAATCGTCCCCTTCACAGCGGTAGCAATCCATGGGAAAGGGAGGAGCGTGAAAAGGATCTAGAGATGCGGCGCGAACACATTCGCCAGTGGCGGGAGCAGCAGATATCGGAGCTGTCCCAGATCATATCCCGTTCCCCAATGCAAGAGGAGCAACTGAAAACCCTGATACTCGAGCGCGACTTTGAGCGAAGAGCACAAGAACTACAAGAGCAAGAGGAACAGGATCAGGAACAGCAGTACGACAAGGAGAACGTCCAGGAGTTGTTCAGACTGGCTGGCGGCGGTCAGGTCAGTGCCATACAAACACCAATTACCAGTTACCGACAAACGGAGATAAAACTGGCGGAGATGCCGGACAGCAACAGTCTGGTGGATTCAGTGCCACCACAGCCTCCAGCACCAACTGCCCAGCCGCTGAGCAGCAACACCCAGCAGCCGAAGAGTATACTTAAGCACAATCGGTATTCCGAAGGTGGGGTGGGTCCCAGTGGGGCACCCTCGTCGCCATCGAAGTCGCAGAAATCCGCAAGTTTTGCAGACGAACGACATCTGCATACTGAGCATCCGATATCCAATCTAGCGAAGGAGCTTAATCAGCTCACAATGCTTGATAAGGACAATAACAACGAGACTCTGGATGCTGTTGTGCCGCCACCTCCACCGCCAGAAAGGAACAGCTCTTATTTAATCATGTCACAGCAGAAACTGCGGGGCAGCACTGGAAACGCAACTTCGTCCATGGGCCTACTGAAAACGGCCACCAGCAATCAGGCCGCAGCTGCTGTGGAGATTAAAAAGGCATCTCTTCTGAACACCCAAaccaataacaacaacaatttgaGTGGGAGCTTAAACAACAACACCATGCAAGGATCACCACTCAGCGCCATGGAACTAAATGCCGCCTATGTTTCGGCCACGGGAACAGGAATAATTGGAGGATTGGGCACACCACCTCCGCCGCCACCGTTGATGCAGAGGGACAACAAGCGGGTGAGCTTCCACGATGAAGAGAATAATTTTGTGAGCGGGAAtagccagcaacaacagctgcagcagcaatatATTATGGATAATTACGGTATGGAGCATCAGGATTTGGACACTATCAGAGAGGATACGAGT TATCTGCAACACAATCTCGATGCCTCCATGCTGCCATCTATGCCAGCCACTCCAGATGCTGCCCTCTGGAACACCTCAGTGCAATCCACTCCGGGCGTCATTGGCGCTCAAGAAGTGTACAG AGATCCCCGTACGCGTCGACTGGCGgagaaacagcagcagcaacagcaacaacgggCTGGAGATGCGGTGCCCGAAAAGCTATCGTTCAAGGAGAAGATGAAGATGTTTGCCCTGGAGTCGGGGGAAGATAACACGCCCAAGGACAAGCTGAAAATATCGCGAGCCCAACGAGATATAGACGCGGTGCACTAA
- the LOC117145842 gene encoding bromodomain-containing protein DDB_G0280777 isoform X4, whose amino-acid sequence MPLTVATPAAAAKSSPVPRLANPPPAVVLLVAKCSKFVAIPGGVIMMTMRVVASMAMRAAGGTASKCHCPARRKQHLQQCFRHTDDNPTKLHRGNRRMSERDLTRMGGAESTKSLGPLIANSHPNHSLSLSQHLNNSHNNTLGNSNNSSIINPLAAHLPNSKSVPALHHHTGSGTISLANSKSRSTHSLHNNTSGMGGIGGAAAGGLLGQPNGSHNNANGNGNGNEQGFYQNLSVYRAQNQSQPILNERPPIAAHAAMNAYNGSSPLAPQQQPQQQQQSPYQQQQQQHMQANANLPPTRPVSAYYHSQQSAQQQLQQQQQQQQQQQQHSLQQQQFALSSGNLNGQQQQHQHQLTLNNRTKSQQNFQHTLRMQQMMAPSMPNISNMYHHQQQQQQQLPLQQQQQQQQQPLMSSSQSMQNVNDFTGGYQNGNLEYRRSQLHDPSTLYEIQQQQLQQQQQQQASPNFITLPPKPLGSLQSPNKPNVPPSTAPKPQQQQQRYLGQSLPAEDKPPLPPTATHPLFKATQQIAPGMNYVASTLDPPKGSYVASNQGNNRPLHSGSNPWEREEREKDLEMRREHIRQWREQQISELSQIISRSPMQEEQLKTLILERDFERRAQELQEQEEQDQEQQYDKENVQELFRLAGGGQVSAIQTPITSYRQTEIKLAEMPDSNSLVDSVPPQPPAPTAQPLSSNTQQPKSILKHNRYSEGGVGPSGAPSSPSKSQKSASFADERHLHTEHPISNLAKELNQLTMLDKDNNNETLDAVVPPPPPPERNSSYLIMSQQKLRGSTGNATSSMGLLKTATSNQAAAAVEIKKASLLNTQTNNNNNLSGSLNNNTMQGSPLSAMELNAAYVSATGTGIIGGLGTPPPPPPLMQRDNKRVSFHDEENNFVSGNSQQQQLQQQYIMDNYGMEHQDLDTIREDTSYLQHNLDASMLPSMPATPDAALWNTSVQSTPGVIGAQEVYRDPRTRRLAEKQQQQQQQRAGDAVPEKLSFKEKMKMFALESGEDNTPKDKLKISRAQRDIDAVH is encoded by the exons ATGCCATTGACGGTTGCCACTCCTGCAGCTGCAGCGAAGTCGAGTCCTGTTCCTCGGCTGGCGAATCCTCCTCCAGCTGTTGTGCTGCTCGTTGCGAAGTGCTCGAAATTCGTGGCCATTCCCGGAGGGGTGATAATGATGACAATGCGGGTGGTGGCATCGATGGCAATGAGGGCGGCGGGGGGCACTGCCTCAAAATGCCATTGCCCGGCTCGACGGAAACAACATCTACAACAGTGTTTCCGACACACAGATGACAACCCAACCAAGCTGCACCGAG GTAATCGCCGTATGTCCGAACGCGATTTGACGCGGATGGGCGGTGCCGAATCGACCAAATCTCTGGGTCCACTGATAGCCAACAGTCATCCGAATCACAGCCTTAGTCTTAGCCAACATCTGAACAACAGCCACAACAACACCCTAGGCAATAGCAACAATAGTAGCATCATCAATCCCCTAGCTGCACACCTGCCCAACAGCAAATCGGTGCCGGCTCTGCATCACCACACGGGATCGGGTACCATAT CCCTGGCCAATTCCAAGTCACGCAGCACGCACAGTTTGCATAACAATACATCTGGAATGGGTGGAATCGGCGGAGCTGCAGCAGGAGGATTGCTGGGTCAGCCAAATGGCAGCCATAacaatgcaaatggaaatggcaacGGCAACGAGCAGGGATTCTATCAGAATCTCAGCGTGTATCGGGCGCAAAATCAGAGCCAACCGATTTTGAACGAGAG ACCGCCGATCGCCGCACATGCCGCCATGAACGCCTACAATGGCAGTTCCCCGCTTGcaccgcagcagcaaccacagcagcaacagcaatcgccataccagcagcagcagcagcaacatatgCAGGCCAATGCTAACCTCCCGCCCACGCGACCCGTCTCAGCCTATTACCACAGCCAGCAGtcggcgcagcagcagctgcagcaacagcagcagcaacaacagcagcagcaacaacactccctgcagcagcaacagttcGCACTCAGCAGCGGCAATCTCAatggccagcagcaacagcaccagcaccagctcaCCTTGAACAACCGCACCAAGAGCCAGCAGAACTTCCAGCACACTCTTCGTATGCAGCAGATGATGGCTCCCTCCATGCCCAACATCAGCAATATGTACcatcaccagcagcaacaacagcaacagctgcccctgcagcaacagcagcagcagcaacagcaacctCTGATGAGCAGCAGTCAGAGCATGCAGAATGTCAACGATTTCACAGGTGGCTATCAGAATGGCAATCTGGAGTACAGGCGCAGTCAGCTCCATGATCCATCCACGCTCTACGAAattcagcagcaacagttgcaacagcaacagcagcagcaggcatCGCCGAATTTTATAACCCTGCCCCCGAAACCATTGGGCAGCTTACAGTCTCCCAATAAACCAAATGTTCCACCAAGTACAGCACCAaaaccgcagcagcaacagcagcgataTCTAGGACAATCCCTGCCGGCAGAGGACAAGCCACCTCTACCGCCCACAGCAACGCATCCGCTCTTTAAAGCCACGCAGCAGATTGCTCCGGGAATGAATTACGTAGCCAGTACATTAGATCCGCCAAAGGGCAGCTATGTGGCGTCCAATCAAGGGAACAATCGTCCCCTTCACAGCGGTAGCAATCCATGGGAAAGGGAGGAGCGTGAAAAGGATCTAGAGATGCGGCGCGAACACATTCGCCAGTGGCGGGAGCAGCAGATATCGGAGCTGTCCCAGATCATATCCCGTTCCCCAATGCAAGAGGAGCAACTGAAAACCCTGATACTCGAGCGCGACTTTGAGCGAAGAGCACAAGAACTACAAGAGCAAGAGGAACAGGATCAGGAACAGCAGTACGACAAGGAGAACGTCCAGGAGTTGTTCAGACTGGCTGGCGGCGGTCAGGTCAGTGCCATACAAACACCAATTACCAGTTACCGACAAACGGAGATAAAACTGGCGGAGATGCCGGACAGCAACAGTCTGGTGGATTCAGTGCCACCACAGCCTCCAGCACCAACTGCCCAGCCGCTGAGCAGCAACACCCAGCAGCCGAAGAGTATACTTAAGCACAATCGGTATTCCGAAGGTGGGGTGGGTCCCAGTGGGGCACCCTCGTCGCCATCGAAGTCGCAGAAATCCGCAAGTTTTGCAGACGAACGACATCTGCATACTGAGCATCCGATATCCAATCTAGCGAAGGAGCTTAATCAGCTCACAATGCTTGATAAGGACAATAACAACGAGACTCTGGATGCTGTTGTGCCGCCACCTCCACCGCCAGAAAGGAACAGCTCTTATTTAATCATGTCACAGCAGAAACTGCGGGGCAGCACTGGAAACGCAACTTCGTCCATGGGCCTACTGAAAACGGCCACCAGCAATCAGGCCGCAGCTGCTGTGGAGATTAAAAAGGCATCTCTTCTGAACACCCAAaccaataacaacaacaatttgaGTGGGAGCTTAAACAACAACACCATGCAAGGATCACCACTCAGCGCCATGGAACTAAATGCCGCCTATGTTTCGGCCACGGGAACAGGAATAATTGGAGGATTGGGCACACCACCTCCGCCGCCACCGTTGATGCAGAGGGACAACAAGCGGGTGAGCTTCCACGATGAAGAGAATAATTTTGTGAGCGGGAAtagccagcaacaacagctgcagcagcaatatATTATGGATAATTACGGTATGGAGCATCAGGATTTGGACACTATCAGAGAGGATACGAGT TATCTGCAACACAATCTCGATGCCTCCATGCTGCCATCTATGCCAGCCACTCCAGATGCTGCCCTCTGGAACACCTCAGTGCAATCCACTCCGGGCGTCATTGGCGCTCAAGAAGTGTACAG AGATCCCCGTACGCGTCGACTGGCGgagaaacagcagcagcaacagcaacaacgggCTGGAGATGCGGTGCCCGAAAAGCTATCGTTCAAGGAGAAGATGAAGATGTTTGCCCTGGAGTCGGGGGAAGATAACACGCCCAAGGACAAGCTGAAAATATCGCGAGCCCAACGAGATATAGACGCGGTGCACTAA